tgctaattgcactaaataaccacctaacatgtatcGGCAATTgattaaattcactaatctaatttaatctaaccacttaaagcaatcttaacctaaactaatcaacccccAAGCATGATTTATTGactaagtgaggattagtgagttaaactcacttgttcggcGATTCGGTCGATGCAGATTGACGGGGACGCAACGGCGCTCGATTATCTCTAAGGTGAGCCTAGCTTTCGGGGTTGGGAAGCGGGCCAAAACGGACCTCGAAAGCTACTGGAAACCCACAATTTTTGCTCTCTATTCATGGCTGGAAACGGCTGAACTAGGGCTGATTTAGTGAGGTGAGACTGGCGGAGGCAGCAAGGGTGCTTAGAGGGCCTCACAGTGGCGAAACGACGGCGGTGTAGCGGTGCAAGGAGGTCTGACGGCCACGGGGGAGCTTTGGAACGTTGCTGGGACCGAGGAATGTCCAGGAATGACGACGAGGTGCAGGCGGACGGCGAGAGGCGCGCGCGGCACGCGAGGACAACGAACAGTGATGGCGTGCGGTCCCGACGACATGCTGGCTTGTTCCGGCAATCTCCTTGGTTGCTAGGGTCTGAATGGCGAGAATAGAGGGGGAGGAAGGAGAGTCGGTCGGTTGAAGgggaaagggaggaggagagaacaAAGGGGGGTCACCACACATTTATCCTCATCTCTTGGTCCCCTTGACCAATGGCCTCCACCAGCTGGGTTCCTTGGCTGAAAATCAGCCACTAAGGCTCGCGTCTATAAGCTCGAGATGGTCCAAATGTCGTGGGTGGTGGGGGTACACAAATTTGGCTCGATTTCGCTTCAATTGGATCCTGAATCCTCGAATTAATCCAATTCGACTTCTATAAATTCTGTTATCGAGTCaataatcaaattgatattttttctcaCCAATTGAACCATCTTGCAACTCAATTACGTGATCAAAAACGGTTTCTGATgatttctgaacaaaaatggCCATAGGacgactttttctcaaaaagtctcggtctgcagaaaaatctttggagactaagtcgacgttcctaaaataatttgTAACAtcttagaactttcaatttctgaaatcggattcNNNNNNNNNNNNNNNNNNNNNNNNNNNNNNNNNNNNNNNNNNNNNNNNNNNNNNNNNNNNNNNNNNNNNNNNNNNNNNNNNNNNNNNNNNNNNNNNNNNNAAtcgggatttagggttttgactcgctgagattttatctcaccccgtcgtaaGCTAACCTTTTTTAGGGCCGTAATGTGGAGATCTGCTGAGTGCAGATGTGGTGGCGCGAGATATGATACCTTTTGGCTGGCCCTGCCGTTAGCGAAGTTTAGGGTGACCCTGATCCCTGAAGGTTTTTGAGAGGGTCGGTTGGAAGTTGCTAGTGTAAGGACTTGTAAATCATTAAACTCCCTAGGGACAATAGTAGttaaataaataagttgtttTCGACAACTTTTGTGGtgtgtttttactatccctatttCTGATGATTGACTAGGTGAtgtatttaattcgcttccacatgtgcttaatcgaaaaataaaaagaacggGCCGACAACACGTCCTAGGACGTTGCATTTCTAATCGACAACTGAGGGGTGTGCGCGTACccagggttcggggcgtgacactatGTCTTAGTGATACTAATCTAATCATATCCCTAAAATTATTCAACTAAGGTCTAAATTTATGATCTAGTCTAATGTAGAGTCTAAATCCTAGAACTAACTTTAATCTCAAAGGAAACCAATGGAGTCTCCAAGCTTTTCAATCCACCTCCACGGTTCGATTCATGAACCACAATCAATAAAAACATTAGAATGCTTACAAAAGGAATTGACCACAAAGGGTTAGGACAAATAAATGAATCGGCACGCAGCTTATCTCATGCTTCAAGCATATCAAGCAAGGAAACTCAAAAGTTTATTAGTCAACTTGAAGAGTTGATTCATCTATTTTAACCCCAATCTATGTAGTTCCTGACGAAATGCAATGCCCATAATTTCTACATGCAACTAAGGTGTTGTGGGCATTAATCGAGTCATGCCATGATCGGGGATCTCGGATCTAAAATTTTCTAAGTTTGACCGGTTCGGAAAATTCAGGTGGTAACATACATGTTCCCTTGATATGTAAATATCtttcattgactcatttttttttaagcgATCCAAATGTgccgaaaaataaattaaaatgttcTCCTTTAGAATGTTTTCTAGATTCTCATTTTGAGTCAAAACGAGGCCCAACTTCATCGCTAACATGACTGACTTGAATCCTCGATCGACAGAACCTGCTCCTCTAAATTTGCAGCGgggcatctttttattttcccacATATTTCTCGCCTTGTTCCATTGCATGATTCTCAGATTAAGCAACATTCGTTCTTCACAATGATGCCAATGAACGGAAGATggtaatgggaaaaaaaagtcaCAGAATTCGAAATCAAAATTTACTCGCAGTCATTTGTTCTAATTAGCGACAGTTTAGGACATATAGGGCACAGTCATGTGAGTCCACCGATAATGATACCGAGTACAGCGTTGGGCGGTCAATCCTAGTGCCGCTCCATATTTCATAGCCTGTACAAGCACTGACCGTCCGACCGGGAAGCGCCTTGGCCAGGTCAGAGACTAGTGCTGATATCATCATGTCGTATGAGTTCAGGTTGAAAAACGCCAGAAATATTTCTCCTGCGTTGATGTAAGAACAAAACTGAGACCAAAAAAATGTCTACAAAATGTTCATACTTGCTTGAATAGATCGTGTGGCAAAGTTATTGAGAACTGCTGATTAGGCCATTGATACTTTGTTCGAAACGGGATCATATTGCATTTTGTTCCGTCTTAAAAAGTGTGTAGATCCAAATTATGTTGTCCTTAAGGCTTTAACTGGGGGAAGAAGGGggccaagaaagagagagaggcaatTAATAAGAATCAAACCTGATCTTCCAGTTGCGATCCAGGACCGAGCTCCTGTCGCATCAGCATTAGCTGCACAAACAATATGTCTGTAAATAAGACAGACAAAACATTAGATTTCCGGCTTTGAGATCAGCAAGCCTTCTTTTTAACCTTTGACATTCTTCATTTTAGCGCACAGTCCAGAATAGCTGCTCATCAGCGTCCCATTACCGTGAAACTTCCACATCTGTCAAAATTGAACATTCAGCATGTTATCTTCTGCATGACTCTAAGCTGGACAATAGAGTCTAATTTGAAGACAAATAAAGTGGTGCAAAATGTTGCAATAGCCTCATCTACTTGATAACATCAACAGGTTCCAAAAATGCAACAAGTACGGAGTCTTCCTAATTGTGTCCAAAATTCGTCTTCTGAACTAATCTTCAACTAATAGTTAAAAATACCTGATTAGCATTCCGCGTGCAGGGGGAAGATGAGCCTCTTGCAAACTCACTAGATGTGATTTTGCGTTTCGGAGATGCATCTAAGCAGAAATTCATATTTTCCGAAGCTAATAAGTGGAGTATTCCCTGATATTGGCTCCCATACATTATCTCTTGGTCTCTGCTACACAGCACATACATATAAAAATACCTTTTGAGTTATGTAAAATACAGGATAGAGAACAGCAAATGAAAAAGATCAGAAGTAGGAGAGCATTTTATACGATTCGGCTAAAGAATTTGTCTTGTTTAGGCAAAAGGGTTCTCCATGTCTATTCTCCATGTTCTCTTTCCAGCAGATCCGTTCAAGATCTTGGTCCAGCTCTTCGACCATCCATCCGTTTGCTTTTTGATCTTCGCAACTAGTCAGACCCAATGACCCTACCTCTGACTCTTCCACACTTGTCGGGGAACTTCTAGACCGCCCATGTAAGCTTGACGACCCACTGATATACGGGAACTGTAAAATAATCCGCATAAGTAGCCTAAAAGTGCTTTGAAATGACTGTCTTATCAGATCTTAAGAGAGAGTACATACCTCCACATTGTTTGAGCTGTAGGAATTTATCTCAAGCAGAGTAGGATTGGTGATAAGACCGAAAGTAGTATCATCGATATTCCTCAAATCTCCACCAAACATGAGGGGGGACTTGGCGATTGACCACAAAGTCACCTACAACTTTAATCCGTTAGCATGAAATCTGATCTTCTGATTGGTGCAAATAGTGAAGTGAAAAGAAATCTTCATTAAACACAAACCTGAGTTCTTTGCTCCTGTATGGTAAGCCTACATGCCCTATGAGGGCCTTCATTTGAACCTAGTTGTTGAGAAGGTTTTCACTTTAGCAATACATCACTCCATGTACGTTTCAAAGGCATTGACAAAGAGTTCACATATGCAAGATAATCTAAAACTGCTAAAGTTACATAAGGAAGGAGCCCAGGTAACCTCTGGCTACTGAGTGTGCCATTTAATTAGGACAGTGAAGTATCGAACTACCCATGTGCCGCATTCTAAAATAAAAGGCAACTTGATGATACAGAAGCTTTCTCATGAGCCGTAATTTTCATGCTAGGGCAAATAAAATTAGCTTGCATAAGCCACTCTGAGAATTCACTCTTCATGTGCAACTCGGACAGAGTCCAGAATGTTGAAACCCCAAAGGGGCAGTCGAGGCATAACCTTCGAGGGTAAGGACTTACCATCACACCAAAGCCTCTCTCCGGCTTTTCAGTGCTTATTAGTCCAGCCAATCCCTTAGGGGTACGATGGAGCAAAAGACCTTCAAGTTTATCGGAGAATAAGACAAGCCCAGTGTTATTACCTGGATCAGTGAGCCATCCCAGTggtagcatatcaaggtcaggcCATGATGTTCCCAACAAGCCACCGGAGCCAATCATTTTAGCAGCAGCAAAGTCCCTGATGAACAAAAAGTTATGAGAATATCAATAGGTGGTCCATGTCCATGACGTTTGCACTATACTGTGACATGTTAAATCACCTTGCAACATCAAAATGTGCCGCAACATCTGCCCATGTATCCCAATCATCCCCAGTAATTCTGTACATGTTGCTCAATCCACTTACTGCCTTTGCCATATCTGGTGTCGCAGTAGTTCCAGGAGAAAGAGAATACAGGATGGGACGGTCAAGCTCTTTTAGAATCTGTGCAAGGCCACGCCAGATATTGGACCCGCTTCAGTTTTCATTTGCAAAAAGGACAAAGTGAGTCGGTCAATAAAAGATAAAACAGCCATCACATCACCTCGGAGATGTAGGTGATCTCATTTCTATTCAGATCGGCACCAAATACACAGTCATTTTTTACTGCATCAAAAATAACCAATTAGTATTAAAGATAGTGATTGAAGTGATTCAAAAATTAAGTTCTTCTACAGTCATTTATCTATtcatatcattgtttaaaactAATTGAAGCAGTTTAAATTTAAGAGGTTACTGTGGCTGCGAAATACACAAAAATCGTCATCACTCACTGAAATCAACGCCCCACGATGCATATTGCTGATAAAGTGACCTCAAGAAAGCCTTCCCAGCTCCTAAGTCAGTATTTACACTCATGAATCCATGTGGCATCCAAACACAAGTCTGTTCCTTTAGAGCTATATCTTGTGCGTGCCAAACCCGACCAGACTCTTCATATGCACGTCCCTAGTAGAAAAACAGAATGGAAGTGAAAAACAAATTCCAGAGAAAGTGAGAGTCACACCTTAACACTCTTCCTAGGACTATGGGAGCAGATCAGTCGTCTAGATCATTTGATGAGAGTGAACATGAATAGTTTAAAGGAACTCACCCTAGCGAGGACTTTTAACAGCAatgagagaatttccttttaatCTAGTCTACAAGAAGGCTTTGTGCAAGAAGGAGAAAAATCAGCATAAGAAACCTGGAGTAAAACAAACAAACCGTGGTGGTATCCAGGATAGGAGAGTTAGCATTGACAGCTTGCGTGCTTATTCCTCTCATGACATGAATCCCAAACTTCAGCCCCATGCTATGGACTTTATTTGCGACTTCAGTGAAACCATTCCCACCGCTAGACGAAGGCCATCGATCTGGGTCAGGCATCATCCTTCCCCATTGGTCAATCTTATCAAATCCTTGAGAATCAGCGTCAGCGCCTGGTACTTTTCTTCGGTACCAAAGGTAGTCGACAACTGCATACTGCATATTTTGCAGGGAAGACATGAAAAGgaggatgaaaaagaaatgctTTAGTTTCACTAAGAATCCTTCACTATTCTAgataaaagccaaaaattctATTGGTGGACTGTCGCGGTAGTGTGGATATAACCTCATATCCTTGAGCAAGTAGCTTCTGGGAAAGGATCTTGGCATTTTGCAGAAACTCTTCTTCGGAGATGATCCAGGAAAAGGAATCATAAGAATTCCAACCTCTCGGTGGGGTGCTAGCACGCTCTACAGACGAGACGCTGACAAATTGAAATTAGTATTACCACTAGCTTCACCTAATTAGAACTACTGAATTCTTCACATGTTCAAGAAATTTGCGACCCACTGAATTAACATCTGAGCCGGAAACACATTACCATAGGCACACGCAGATTCCAATGAAAGTTATTGTAAAGATTAGTGTCTTTGCTCACGAACATTTACAATGTTGTCAAAATTCATCAAAGCATTAATTTTGCTAGAGATATTCAAGCCCATCTTTGTTAGAGCCACCATTATTCAAGCAATATAGCAACTGCAGAATACAAAACGCAGAAATTGTCGCAGGGTAATCTATATCAAGCAATTcataacaaaaaatttacagaAAACAGGTGTATGTACTCGGATAATCCTCTGATTAGCCCATCCTTCGTCTCACAAATACCCTCACTGAACTCAAAATGGAAAATCCGAGACTGACCGAGTCATCATAAACAAGCACAGACATGAATAAATCAGTTTCCCAAGATCTCTTGGACCTTGCACGGAAATCACATGAGTCCGTTTTGCATTATATGTCCAAAACTTGTGCACGGATCTCGCAATGAATGTATCAACCTCCATTTCTACGTCTTATCATTTCTCCACCATTACAGAGTATAATTCAACAGAAAGAGCCACCAGAGCTTATTAGATAAGTTGGTAACTTGCATTACCG
This region of Eucalyptus grandis isolate ANBG69807.140 chromosome 8, ASM1654582v1, whole genome shotgun sequence genomic DNA includes:
- the LOC104416979 gene encoding uncharacterized protein LOC104416979; protein product: MPSLALLSHLDLSLCVRRLSPPLRLSKSDLRSTVDKDGGQEWASSAGPGTKFGSWVLPSLNPSPCSLSVLSLPLSKNQQNSPKKPPKPERPPFEGTGQRAWLLPSPARRGVTGVRKKTSTGAGLGEKEMKLGVSSVERASTPPRGWNSYDSFSWIISEEEFLQNAKILSQKLLAQGYEYAVVDYLWYRRKVPGADADSQGFDKIDQWGRMMPDPDRWPSSSGGNGFTEVANKVHSMGLKFGIHVMRGISTQAVNANSPILDTTTGRAYEESGRVWHAQDIALKEQTCVWMPHGFMSVNTDLGAGKAFLRSLYQQYASWGVDFIKNDCVFGADLNRNEITYISEILKELDRPILYSLSPGTTATPDMAKAVSGLSNMYRITGDDWDTWADVAAHFDVARDFAAAKMIGSGGLLGTSWPDLDMLPLGWLTDPGSNEGPHRACRLTIQEQRTQVTLWSIAKSPLMFGGDLRNIDDTTFGLITNPTLLEINSYSSNNVEFPYISGSSSLHGRSRSSPTSVEESEVGSLGLTSCEDQKANGWMVEELDQDLERICWKENMENRHGEPFCLNKTNSLAESDQEIMYGSQYQGILHLLASENMNFCLDASPKRKITSSEFARGSSSPCTRNANQMWKFHGNGTLMSSYSGLCAKMKNVKANADATGARSWIATGRSGEIFLAFFNLNSYDMMISALVSDLAKALPGRTVSACTGYEIWSGTRIDRPTLYSVSLSVDSHDCALYVLNCR